In Luteimonas viscosa, the following proteins share a genomic window:
- a CDS encoding glycosyltransferase codes for MIGVLVPAHDEQALIGDCLRNIQVAAACPRLRGEPVAVVVALDRCRDATAAICEGLGVPTVRLEARNVGQARAVAAAALLRAGARWLASTDADSRVPPDWLSGQLACAADAFCGTVRVGDWLDYRPVVRDAFLAAEHYRDGHAHVHGANLGVSASAYRAVGGFPPHAAHEDRALIDALARAGFAIARRGSPAVWTSARRDARARHGFGDYLLGLEEAAA; via the coding sequence ATGATCGGGGTGCTGGTGCCCGCGCACGACGAGCAGGCGCTGATCGGCGATTGCCTGCGAAACATCCAGGTCGCCGCGGCTTGCCCGCGCCTGCGCGGCGAGCCGGTGGCGGTGGTGGTCGCGCTCGACCGCTGCCGCGACGCGACCGCCGCGATCTGCGAAGGGCTCGGCGTACCCACGGTGCGGCTCGAGGCACGCAACGTGGGCCAGGCGCGCGCGGTCGCGGCCGCTGCGTTGCTGCGCGCAGGCGCGCGCTGGCTCGCCTCCACCGATGCCGACAGCCGGGTCCCGCCCGACTGGCTTTCGGGGCAGCTGGCGTGCGCGGCGGATGCGTTCTGCGGCACGGTCCGCGTCGGCGACTGGCTCGACTACCGGCCCGTCGTGCGCGACGCCTTCCTCGCCGCCGAACACTATCGCGACGGGCATGCGCACGTGCACGGCGCGAACCTGGGCGTTTCGGCAAGTGCCTACCGCGCCGTCGGCGGGTTCCCCCCGCACGCGGCGCACGAGGACCGCGCCCTGATCGACGCGTTGGCGCGTGCGGGCTTCGCGATCGCGCGGCGTGGTTCGCCCGCGGTATGGACCAGCGCGCGACGCGACGCGCGCGCGCGACACGGGTTCGGCGACTACCTGCTGGGACTGGAGGAAGCGGCCGCCTGA